A region of Cataglyphis hispanica isolate Lineage 1 chromosome 6, ULB_Chis1_1.0, whole genome shotgun sequence DNA encodes the following proteins:
- the LOC126850341 gene encoding DDRGK domain-containing protein 1-like, giving the protein MDVNLLIFIASTIVVLIVICIIFLQRRSKGIQETRVNAQDAAIQGRPIRRAAGVRNVRHRMQGNTNYQSHEEDNRQVDEDNDDTDDKIELPDHKVGAKKRAKLAAKAEKKIQREAVERDREERKKREQLLQEERDKQAEKERAEELRLEEAEKKAREEKEKKEYEEYLKMKEAFNIEEEGYEQESKEGEENLLQEFLTYIKQNKVLVLEDLAAHFGLKTASVVERIQELQTNGNLTGVIDDRGKFIYISKDELQSVAKFVRQRGRISITELAENSNNLINLNPAKSCSVSAS; this is encoded by the exons ATGGATGTGAATCTGTTGATATTTATCGCATCAACAATCGTTGTATTAATTgtcatatgtattattttcctACAACGCAGATCCAAAG GTATCCAAGAAACACGGGTTAATGCTCAAGATGCTGCGATACAAGGTCGGCCAATAAGAAGAGCAGCTGGTGTGAGAAATGTTAGACATCGTATGCAGGGAAATACTAATTACCAATCACATGAAGAAGACAACAGACAAGTCGACGAAGATAATGATGATACGGATGACAAAATAGAATTACCAGATCATAAAGTAGGAGCGAAAAAACGGGCAAAGTTAGCAGCTAAAgctgaaaaaaagattcagaGAGAGGCAGTCGAACGAGATAGAGAAGAGCGTAAAAAACGAGAGCAACTTTTACAAGAAGAGAGGGACAAGCAGGCTGAAAAAGAACGCGCGGAGGAACTGCGACTAGAGGAAGCAGAGAAAAAAGctagagaggaaaaagagaagaaggagtatgaagaatatttaaagatgaaaGAAGCTTTTAACATTGAAGAAGAAGGTTACGAACAGGAAAGCAAAGAGggtgaagaaaatttattgcaagaatttttaacatatataaagcaGAATAAAGTGCTAGTCTTAGAAGACTTAGCTGCACATTTTGGTTTAAAGACAGCTAGTGTGGTAGAAAGAATTCAAGAATTGCAGACAAATGGTAATTTGACAGGAGTAATTGACGATAGAggaaagtttatttatatttcgaaagATGAACTTCAATCTGTTGCCAAATTTGTACGACAACGTGGTAGAATTAGTATTACCGAATTAGCTGAAAATTCGAATAATCTGATTAATTTGAATCCTGCAAAAAGTTGTAGCGTTTCGGCTAGTTAA
- the LOC126850360 gene encoding transmembrane emp24 domain-containing protein eca, which translates to MLKHGSIFIVFLCVLKFGTGLYFHIGETERKCFIEEIPDDTTVLVNYKVELYDPRSGGFMPSSPGIGMHVEIKDPDDKPILSRVYSSEGRISFTSHTPGEHVICLYSNSTAWFSGTQLRVHLDIQVGEHAIDYANVAQKEKLSELQLRIRQLLDQVGQITKEQNYQRYREERFRQTSESTHRRVFWWSLTQTVVVLIMGAWQMKHLKSFFEAKKLV; encoded by the exons ATGTTAAAACACGGGAGTATCTTCATCGTTTTTTTATGTGTTCTTAAATTCGGGACCGGTTTATATTTCCACATCGGCGAGACGGAGCGAAAATGTTTCATCGAAGAGATTCCGGATGATACTACAGTCTTAG TCAATTACAAAGTGGAGCTTTATGATCCAAGAAGCGGTGGTTTCATGCCGAGTAGTCCTGGCATTGGTATGCACGTTGAAATAAAAGATCCTGATGACAAACCTATTCTCTCGAGAGTTTATAGTTCCGAAGGTCGAATTTCCTTTACCTCGCACACACCAGGAGAACATGTCATTTGCTTATACTCGAACAGTACTGCATGGTTCAGTGGAACTCAATTG AGAGTACATCTGGATATTCAAGTAGGAGAACATGCAATTGATTATGCCAATGTAGCGCAGAAGGAAAAATTATCGGAACTTCAATTAAGAATACGTCAACTTTTAGATCAAGTTGGACAAATAACCAAAGAACAAAATTACCAGAGG tatcGGGAGGAGCGCTTTAGGCAGACTTCGGAAAGCACTCATCGCCGTGTATTTTGGTGGTCCTTGACTCAAACTGTAGTTGTTCTAATTATGGGTGCATGGCAAATGAAGCACCTAAAGAGTTTTTTTGAAGCAAAGAAACTGGTTTAA
- the LOC126850313 gene encoding STAM-binding protein-like A: protein MDKNRQFPWKEMGITDPKERLKAVAEYASKVEIDPNIPPGRYYRTGVEMVRLANMNMQDGSYENAFILYMKFITLFVDKIRNHPQYRNIPTKDKTMNKHTLRTVIPKTEELKKQLLEQYQTELDKYLEDLKEREKIEKERLKQEELQRQKEEEERRNKMAALAAVRTAKAAISVKLPDVVPEEVKELPSMTPKNGTPVRNDKVLKDIKRPTVDRSTKPSLLTSDGLSLRDVILPTKLMHDFLTLAFSNTMNNKETCGILAGRLERNKLLVTHLLIPEQTGTPDSCTTHNEEDIFDYQDQHNLITLGWIHTHPTQTAFLSSVDLHTHCAYQLMMAEAIAIVCAPKYDETGFFMLTPDYGLDFIANCRQTGFHPHPTEPPLYMKAGHCKLDVTAFIEVVNLQRK from the exons ATGGATAAGAACAGGCAATTTCCTTGGAAGGAAATGGGTATTACAGATCCCAAGGAACGACTTAAGGCTGTTGCGGAATATGCTTCGAAGGTGGAAATTGATCCAAATATTCCACCTGGaag atattATCGCACTGGAGTAGAAATGGTCAGATTAGCAAATATGAATATGCAAGATGGCAGCTATGAAAATGCTTTCATACTATATATGAAGTTTATAAC GCTTTTTGTAGACAAAATTAGGAATCATCCACAATATCGCAATATACCAACCAAGGATAAGACGATGAATAAGCACACCTTAAGAACTGTCATTCCTAAAACcgaagaattgaaaaaacaaTTGCTGGAGCAATATCAGACAGAATTGGACAAGTATTTGGAAgatttgaaagagagagaaaaaattgaaaaggagCGTTTGAAACAAGAAGAGCTTCaaag acaaaaagaagaggaagaaaggagaAATAAAATGGCTGCTTTGGCTGCTGTTAGAACAGCAAAAGCTGCTATCAGTGTAAAGTTGCCAGATGTTGTACCAGAGGAGGTGAAGGAATTGCCTTCTATGACACCCAAAAATGGAACCCCTGTGAGAAATGATAAAGTACTCAAGGATAT aaaaaggcCGACGGTGGATCGTTCTACAAAACCTTCCTTATTGACAAGCGATGGATTATCCTTGCGCGATGTTATCCTGCCAACTAAATTAATGCACGACTTTCTAACGCTCGCCTTTAGTAACACAATGAACAATAAAGAAACATGTGGTATTCTGGCTGGCAGATTGGAACGAAATAAATTGTTGGTGACACATCTACTGATTCCAGAACAAACTGGCACTCCAGACTCCTGCACCACACACAATGAAGAGGATATCTTTGATTATCAGGACCAGCACAATCTTATCACTCTTGGTTGGATtcat acACATCCCACGCAAACTGCATTTTTATCAAGTGTGGATCTACACACACACTGCGCTTATCAACTTATGATGGCCGAGGCAATAGCAATAGTCTGTGCACCCAAATATGATga AACGGGATTCTTTATGTTAACGCCAGATTACGGCTTGgattttatcgcaaattgCAGACAAACAGGATTTCATCCTCATCCTACTGAACCACCGCTGTACATG AAAGCAGGACATTGCAAATTGGATGTAACTGCATTCATTGAAGTCGTAAACTTACAAAGAAAATGA
- the LOC126850351 gene encoding DNA excision repair protein ERCC-1: MSNLTIENTEDLDNVSPPKQAKITSFQSAFSNLKKSEFFKEQLPAPEISTATTSHRTNAVLVSPKQKGNPLLKFINNVPWEYSDIIPDYVMGKTTCALFLSIRYHQLNPDYIHERLKLLGNAYNLRVLLVQIDVAEPHHALKHLTRISILADMTIMLAWSAEDAGKIIETYKRYETKPPDDIMERSNTAPHQKLVNALTTIRSINKTDATTLLTTFGTLADIVQTQPNTLALCPGFGLHKAQKLHKILHEPFLRTS, encoded by the exons ATGAGTAACCTCACCATAGAAAATACAGAAGATCTGGATAATGTGTCTCCACCTAAACAAGCTAAAATTACATCTTttcaat CTGCTTTCAGTAACTTGAAAAAATCTGAGTTTTTTAAGGAACAATTGCCAGCTCCTGAAATTTCCACAGCAACAACTTCCCACAGAACTAATGCTGTCTTAGTCAGCCCAAAACAG AAGGGTAACCCAttgctaaaatttataaataatgttccaTGGGAATATTCCGACATTATACCAGACTATGTAATGGGGAAAACTACATgtgctctttttttatctatccgTTATCACCAACTCAATCCTGATTATATTCATGAAAGACTCAAATTGTTAGGTAATGCTTACAATTTGCGAGTACTCCTTGTGCAG atagacGTTGCTGAACCTCATCAtgctttaaaacatttaacaaGAATATCCATTCTGGCAGACATGACGATAATGTTAGCTTGGAGTGCGGAAGATGcaggaaaaattattgaaacttACAAAAGATACGAGACCAAACCCCCTGATGATATTATGGAACGCAGCAATACAGCACCCCATCAAAAg TTGGTTAATGCTTTAACGACAATAAgatctattaataaaactgaTGCAACAACTCTTCTAACAACTTTTGGCACATTGGCTGATATTGTACAAACACAACCCAATACGCTGGCCTTATGTCCTGGATTTGGATTACACAAAGCTCAGAagcttcataaaattttacatgaacCTTTTCTACGTAcatcataa
- the LOC126850338 gene encoding uncharacterized protein LOC126850338, producing MTTLKYHWMLLISLLLILGRILESQQLVIKSINVPSAIKVGDVNHVILDCDYALENTSSQGLVVKWFFNDDQVVYQWIHGRNPLADEPAAKYIDLTYKASDDPFTEYRAMKLDKPGIDLTGNYTCVISTFEDERAANASMIIYSTEEKFDFEHQRKSINDKDGLEATCKAEGVYPQPILDISVKDIPDKQTSKPTVTLREDGLYNILSRVDLLDEELPEAAELRCTLDIPRANYSVSRKTIYYSRTATTTSSLTTIPEHKMDIQALDSSKSGNGDGNFVDTASINVILLPIHLAILILLH from the exons ATGACGACTTTGAAATATCATTGGATGCTCTTAATATCGTTGTTGCTGATATTAGGACGCATTCTAg AATCCCAACAACTTGTCATCAAGAGTATCAACGTTCCCTCCGCTATAAAGGTCGGCGACGTCAATCACGTGATCCTCGACTGCGACTACGCCCTGGAGAACACCTCGAGCCAAGGGTTAGTGGTCAAGTGGTTCTTCAACGACGACCAAGTGGTCTACCAATGGATTCACGGCAGGAATCCCTTAGCTGATGAGCCAGCCGCGAAATATATCGATCTGACGTATAAGGCGAGCGATGATCCTTTCACCGAGTATCGAGCCATGAAGCTGGATAAGCCGGGAATCGATCTAACGGGCAATTACACGTGCGTGATATCGACATTTGAGGACGAGAGGGCGGCAAATGCTTCCATGATAATTTAct CAACGGAAGAAAAGTTTGATTTCGAACATCAAAGAAAGAGTATAAATGACAAAGACGGGTTGGAAGCGACATGCAAAGCCGAAGGAGTTTATCCTCAGCCAATTCTCGATATTTCAGTCAA GGATATTCCAGACAAACAAACTTCAAAACCCACGGTGACACTTCGTGAAGATGGATTGTATAATATCTTATCACGAGTAGATTTGCTAGATGAGGAACTACCAGAAGCTGCAGAACTTAGATGTACTCTCGACATCCCGAGAGCAAACTACAGTGTGTCCCGAAAAACCATATATTATTCCA GAACGGCTACTACTACTTCATCTCTTACAACGATACCGGAGCATAAAATGGATATCCAGGCCCTAGACAGCTCAAAGTCCGGTAATGGTGATG GCAACTTCGTCGACACTGCATCGATCAATGTTATCCTCTTACCAATACATCTGGCTATTCTTATTCTGttacattaa
- the LOC126850358 gene encoding charged multivesicular body protein 3, translating to MGLFGKSQEKNPKEMVQEWTHKLRKEGYQLDRQVRAIQREEEKVKRSLKEAAKKGDKDVCKILAKEIIRARKACNKIYTSKAHLNSVSLQMKNQLATIRVAGSVSKSTEVMQAMQSLIRVPEVAATMREMSKEMMKAGIIEEMLDETMDSIEDSEEMEDEADEEVDKILWEVTAGQLGTAPAVVTENPGSIAASASAEEEVEDDDKELEEMKNRLQSLRS from the exons ATGGGTTTGTTTGGAAAATCACAGGAAAAGAATCCTAAAGAAATG GTTCAAGAATGGactcataaattaagaaaagaaggTTATCAGCTTGACAGGCAGGTTAGAG CAATtcagagagaagaagaaaaagtaaaacgtTCCTTAAAAGAAGCAGCAAAGAAAGGAGATAAAGATGTGTGCAAGATTCTTGCAAAGGAGATTATAAGGGCTCGTAAagcatgcaataaaatttatacttccAAGGCACACTTAAATTCTGTATcgttacaaatgaaaaatcaattggCAACAATTAGAGTTGCTGGTTCAGTTTCAAAGTCTACAGAAGTGATGCAAGCAATGCAATCTTTGATTAGAGTACCAGAAGTAGCTGCAACAATGAGAGAAATGTCAAAGGAAATGATGAAAGCGGGAATTATTGAGGAGATGTTGGATGAAACAATGGATTCTATTGAGGATTCTGAAGAGATGGAGGATGAAGCTGATGAGGAAGTTGATAAG ATTTTATGGGAGGTGACAGCTGGTCAATTGGGTACAGCTCCTGCAGTTGTCACTGAGAATCCTGGATCGATCGCAGCCTCTGCATCTGCAGAAGAAGAAGTAGAAGATGATGACAAAGAACTTGAAGAGATGAAAAACAGATTGCAGAGCCTTCGCAGTTAG